Proteins encoded within one genomic window of Actinoplanes octamycinicus:
- a CDS encoding aminobutyraldehyde dehydrogenase gives MSTDIPVLRNFVNGSFADTEEGRTSPVVDPSTGETYAHAPVSSARDVAAAVDAATAGFEVWRDTTPAERQRALLRIADAVEARAEELIEAECRNTGKPIEATRAEEMGPVLDELRFFAGAARMLEGKAAGEYLRDHTSYVRREPIGVCAQITPWNYPLVMAIWKLAPAIAAGNSVVLKPSDTTPVSTLLLAGIAAEFLPAGVLNVVCGDRDTGRALVSHPVPQMVSITGSTRAGTEVAAAAAPDLKKVHLELGGKAPVVVFDDVDIAATAEAIAGAGFFNAGQDCTAATRVLVHERIAADFTAALAAAAKNTRVGAPSDPDAFFGPVNNLHQLERVAGFLDRTPAHAEVVAGGNRIGERGFFFEPTVVAGLRQRDEMIQDEVFGPVITVQPFTDEAEAVRFANDVRYGLSASVWTQNHGRAMRVSRRLDFGAVWINTHLPFVSEMPHGGYGHSGYGKDLSMYGFEEYTRIKHVMSFHG, from the coding sequence GGTCCTTCGCGGACACCGAGGAGGGGCGGACCTCCCCGGTCGTCGACCCGAGCACCGGCGAGACCTACGCCCACGCGCCGGTCTCCTCGGCGCGCGACGTCGCGGCCGCGGTCGACGCCGCGACCGCCGGCTTCGAGGTCTGGCGGGACACCACCCCGGCCGAGCGGCAGCGGGCGCTGCTGCGCATCGCCGACGCCGTGGAGGCGCGGGCCGAGGAGCTGATCGAGGCCGAGTGCCGCAACACCGGCAAGCCGATCGAGGCCACCCGGGCCGAGGAGATGGGCCCGGTCCTGGACGAGCTCCGGTTCTTCGCCGGCGCGGCCCGGATGCTGGAGGGTAAGGCCGCCGGCGAATACCTGCGGGACCACACCTCTTATGTACGCCGAGAGCCGATCGGCGTCTGCGCCCAGATCACCCCGTGGAACTATCCCCTGGTGATGGCGATCTGGAAGCTCGCCCCGGCGATCGCGGCCGGCAACTCGGTGGTGCTCAAACCGTCCGACACCACCCCGGTCAGCACCCTGCTGCTGGCCGGCATCGCCGCCGAGTTCCTGCCGGCCGGCGTGCTCAACGTGGTCTGCGGCGACCGGGACACCGGCCGCGCGCTGGTCTCCCACCCGGTCCCGCAGATGGTCTCGATCACCGGCTCCACCCGGGCCGGGACGGAGGTCGCCGCGGCGGCCGCGCCCGACCTCAAGAAGGTGCACCTGGAGCTGGGCGGCAAGGCCCCGGTCGTGGTCTTCGACGACGTCGACATCGCGGCCACCGCGGAGGCGATCGCCGGCGCCGGTTTCTTCAACGCCGGTCAGGACTGCACCGCGGCCACCCGGGTGCTGGTGCACGAGCGGATCGCCGCCGACTTCACCGCCGCGCTGGCCGCCGCCGCGAAGAACACCCGGGTCGGCGCCCCGTCCGACCCGGACGCGTTCTTCGGCCCGGTCAACAACCTGCACCAGCTGGAGCGGGTGGCCGGCTTCCTGGACCGCACCCCGGCGCACGCCGAGGTGGTGGCCGGCGGCAACCGGATCGGCGAGCGCGGCTTCTTCTTCGAGCCGACCGTGGTCGCCGGCCTGCGGCAGCGCGACGAGATGATCCAGGACGAGGTGTTCGGACCGGTCATCACGGTGCAGCCGTTCACCGATGAGGCGGAGGCGGTCCGCTTCGCCAACGACGTCCGGTACGGCCTGAGCGCCAGCGTCTGGACCCAGAACCACGGCCGGGCGATGCGGGTCTCCCGCCGCCTGGACTTCGGCGCGGTCTGGATCAACACGCACCTGCCGTTCGTCTCGGAGATGCCGCACGGCGGTTACGGCCACTCCGGTTACGGCAAGGACCTTTCCATGTACGGCTTCGAGGAGTACACCCGGATCAAACACGTGATGAGTTTTCACGGCTGA
- a CDS encoding polyamine ABC transporter substrate-binding protein, translating to MTQRRLGRRDALRLGGVSALGAFLAACGVQGKGGTTQASVAPDAVAKFWTGKAKNGKVDFANWPLYMDPKKPELKKFTEKTGIQVNYQEVIQEMGPWFAKVQPQLSAGQSIGFDLMVITNSLQFGQFRNSGFLAPLDHSKLPNFAKNAAPKYTQEAFDPGNVFSIPWASGITGIAYDPKKTGREITKLADLWDPAFKGKVGMFSDTQELANFGLLAAGLKPGDSGEDDWKKAAAKLKEQKDAGMVRNYYDQSYVDALGKGEVWLTQAWSGDIFQKNVSDGTNFKFIIPEEGGTIWTDNFTIPVTAANPVDAIMLMDFFYEVENAATLAEYINYVCPVPAAQAQIKKDAAAASGEDKTLLTQVADSPLVFPGDADYAKLHYYVDFDTAEEQQNFASIFEPITLS from the coding sequence ATGACGCAGCGGCGGCTCGGCCGCCGTGACGCGCTGCGTCTCGGTGGAGTGTCGGCGCTTGGTGCTTTCCTGGCGGCCTGTGGTGTCCAGGGCAAGGGCGGCACGACGCAGGCCAGCGTCGCACCCGACGCGGTGGCGAAGTTCTGGACCGGCAAGGCCAAGAACGGCAAGGTCGACTTCGCCAACTGGCCGCTCTACATGGACCCGAAGAAGCCGGAGCTCAAGAAGTTCACCGAGAAGACCGGCATCCAGGTCAACTACCAGGAGGTCATCCAGGAGATGGGTCCTTGGTTCGCCAAGGTGCAGCCCCAGCTCTCGGCCGGCCAGTCGATCGGCTTCGACCTCATGGTGATCACCAACTCGCTGCAGTTCGGGCAGTTCCGTAACAGCGGCTTCCTGGCCCCGCTGGACCACTCCAAGCTGCCGAACTTCGCCAAGAACGCCGCCCCGAAGTACACCCAGGAGGCGTTCGACCCGGGCAACGTGTTCAGCATCCCGTGGGCGTCCGGCATCACCGGCATCGCCTACGACCCGAAGAAGACCGGCCGGGAGATCACCAAGCTCGCCGACCTGTGGGACCCGGCGTTCAAGGGCAAGGTCGGCATGTTCTCCGACACCCAGGAGCTGGCCAACTTCGGCCTGCTCGCGGCCGGCCTCAAGCCGGGCGACTCGGGCGAGGACGACTGGAAGAAGGCCGCCGCCAAGCTCAAGGAGCAGAAGGACGCGGGCATGGTCCGCAACTACTACGACCAGAGCTACGTCGACGCGCTCGGCAAGGGCGAGGTCTGGCTGACCCAGGCGTGGTCCGGCGACATCTTCCAGAAGAACGTGTCGGACGGGACGAACTTCAAGTTCATCATCCCGGAGGAGGGCGGCACGATCTGGACGGACAACTTCACCATCCCGGTCACCGCCGCCAACCCGGTCGACGCCATCATGCTGATGGACTTCTTCTACGAGGTCGAGAACGCCGCGACGCTGGCCGAGTACATCAACTACGTCTGCCCGGTGCCGGCCGCGCAGGCGCAGATCAAGAAGGACGCGGCGGCCGCCTCCGGCGAGGACAAGACCCTCCTCACCCAGGTCGCCGACAGCCCGCTGGTCTTCCCGGGCGACGCCGACTACGCCAAGCTGCACTACTACGTGGACTTCGACACGGCGGAAGAGCAGCAGAACTTCGCCAGCATCTTCGAACCGATCACCTTGAGCTGA
- a CDS encoding ABC transporter permease produces MNRVKRTLAPYLLVLPGGLWLLLFFVVPMVTMFSLSLQQGDIVNGYVFTGHWQTYVDAISNYQTQLIRSLVYGLITTVALVVMSFPVAYWIAFYGGKRKSTYLFLILLPFFVSFVLRTISWRQILTDDGMLLHPLKEAGLLSPGFHILGTSYAVIFGLIYNFLPFMVLPIYVALERIDPRVVEAARDLYAKPLTVFRKVVFPLALPGVFAGVLMTFVPASSDYVNSGVLGSSSTTMIGQVVQAQALANSNYPMASALSFFLMAVLLTGVFIYARVLGTEDVMNAAAR; encoded by the coding sequence ATGAACCGGGTAAAACGTACGCTCGCGCCCTACCTGCTGGTGCTTCCCGGCGGGTTGTGGCTGCTGCTGTTCTTCGTGGTGCCGATGGTCACCATGTTCTCGCTGTCCCTGCAGCAGGGCGACATCGTCAACGGGTACGTCTTCACGGGTCACTGGCAGACCTACGTCGACGCGATCTCGAACTACCAGACCCAGTTGATCCGCTCGCTGGTGTACGGGCTCATCACGACGGTCGCCCTGGTCGTGATGAGCTTCCCGGTCGCCTACTGGATCGCCTTCTACGGCGGCAAGCGCAAGTCGACCTACCTGTTCCTGATCCTGCTGCCGTTCTTCGTGTCGTTCGTGCTGCGGACGATCTCCTGGCGGCAGATCCTCACCGACGACGGGATGCTGCTGCACCCGCTGAAGGAGGCCGGGCTGCTCTCGCCCGGGTTCCACATCCTCGGCACCTCGTACGCGGTGATCTTCGGCTTGATCTACAACTTCCTGCCGTTCATGGTGCTGCCGATCTACGTGGCCCTGGAGCGGATCGACCCGCGCGTGGTCGAGGCCGCCCGGGACCTGTACGCCAAGCCGCTCACCGTGTTCCGCAAGGTGGTCTTCCCGCTCGCCCTGCCCGGCGTCTTCGCCGGCGTGCTGATGACGTTCGTCCCGGCCAGTTCGGACTACGTCAACTCGGGCGTGCTGGGCAGCTCGTCGACCACCATGATCGGCCAGGTGGTGCAGGCGCAGGCGCTGGCCAACTCGAACTACCCGATGGCCTCGGCCCTCTCCTTCTTCCTGATGGCGGTCCTGCTGACCGGCGTCTTCATCTATGCCCGGGTCCTCGGCACCGAGGACGTCATGAATGCGGCGGCCCGATGA
- a CDS encoding ABC transporter ATP-binding protein, whose product MTTSPPHQAVTAPSATGERTGHPAIEFVGVRKEYLSHGEAVPAVKSLDLAIGQGEFFSLLGPSGCGKTTTMRMIAGFEEPTTGQVFLDGKDVTGVAANKRDVNMVFQSYALFPHLNVLQNVSFGLERKKVGKSEIKRRVGEILEIVSLTGMEKRHPKEMSGGQQQRVALARALVNHPRALLLDEPLGALDLKLRQQMQIELKRIQREVGITFVYVTHDQGEALTMSDRIAVMNDGLIEQLGTPREIYEKPATRFVAGFIGTSNLLSGQVSRVEDGCAVLDLGSEGRIVVPVPGSVQAGQPIEVSVRPEKIDLHRGTPQATGSVLAGTVTEVVYHGTSTNYTVATSAGTDFVVFDQNAHDAEDVASRGERVFLTWAPQHSYPIGV is encoded by the coding sequence ATGACCACGTCTCCCCCGCATCAGGCAGTGACGGCGCCGTCCGCCACCGGTGAGCGGACCGGGCATCCGGCGATCGAGTTCGTCGGCGTGCGCAAGGAATACCTGTCGCACGGTGAGGCGGTGCCCGCCGTCAAGAGCCTCGACCTGGCGATCGGCCAGGGGGAGTTCTTCTCGCTGCTCGGCCCGTCCGGCTGTGGCAAGACCACCACGATGCGGATGATCGCCGGCTTCGAGGAGCCGACCACCGGCCAGGTGTTCCTGGACGGCAAGGACGTCACCGGCGTCGCCGCCAACAAGCGCGACGTCAACATGGTGTTCCAGTCGTACGCGTTGTTCCCGCACCTCAACGTGCTGCAGAACGTCTCGTTCGGGCTGGAGCGCAAGAAGGTCGGGAAATCCGAGATCAAGCGCCGGGTCGGCGAGATCCTGGAGATCGTCTCGCTGACCGGCATGGAGAAGCGGCACCCCAAGGAGATGTCCGGTGGCCAGCAGCAGCGCGTCGCGCTGGCCCGGGCCCTGGTCAACCACCCCCGGGCGCTGCTGCTCGACGAGCCGCTCGGCGCGCTCGACCTGAAGCTCCGGCAGCAGATGCAGATCGAGCTCAAGCGGATCCAGCGCGAGGTCGGCATCACCTTCGTCTACGTCACCCACGACCAGGGTGAGGCGCTGACCATGTCGGACCGGATCGCGGTGATGAACGACGGGCTGATCGAGCAGCTCGGCACGCCGCGGGAGATCTACGAGAAGCCGGCCACCCGGTTCGTGGCCGGCTTCATCGGCACCTCGAACCTGCTGTCCGGGCAGGTGAGCCGGGTGGAGGACGGATGCGCCGTGCTCGACCTGGGCTCGGAGGGCCGGATCGTGGTGCCGGTCCCCGGCTCGGTGCAGGCCGGCCAGCCGATCGAGGTGTCGGTCCGGCCGGAGAAGATCGATCTGCACCGCGGCACGCCGCAGGCCACCGGGAGCGTGCTGGCGGGCACCGTCACCGAGGTCGTCTACCACGGGACGTCGACCAACTACACGGTCGCGACCTCGGCCGGAACAGATTTCGTGGTGTTCGACCAGAACGCGCACGACGCCGAGGACGTCGCCTCGCGTGGCGAGCGCGTCTTCCTCACCTGGGCCCCGCAGCACTCGTACCCGATCGGAGTCTGA